A portion of the Lolium rigidum isolate FL_2022 chromosome 1, APGP_CSIRO_Lrig_0.1, whole genome shotgun sequence genome contains these proteins:
- the LOC124656687 gene encoding probable LRR receptor-like serine/threonine-protein kinase At3g47570, which yields MKSSFSPLLLLLILLVAFFPYTRSLDATAPSSNSSESDRQTLLCLKSHLASNLATTALATWRDDSQSFCQWRGVTCRTMQGTASRVVALDLASLNLTGQIPPCIGNLSVLTRIHMPDNKISGNIPPEIGQLAQLRYLNLSINSIGGVIPDALSMCSLLENIGLSSNLLEGGIPSALGQCLSLEQLFLSDNLLQGHIPPGLALLQNLSVLSFYSNKLSGTIPQFLGGSSRLTKLDLDNNTLTGEIPRFLANSSSLSYLNLAANRLSGEIPPALFNSSLLHTLDLSYNGFYGSIPQFSHASLPLNYLRLTSNNLSGIIPSSLGNFSSLSFLLLALNNLQETIPESLGSLVGLQELDLTYNNLSGTVPPAIYAIPSLTYLGLGANHLVGRIPANIGYTLPRIQTLVLQRNQFDGPVPPSLANASNLQYLGLRSNMFSGVIPFLGSLTNLVTLDLGENLLEAGDWTFLSSLTSCTQLQILYLHSNNLQGELPTSIAKLPKGLQWLLLNDNQITGFIPPDIGNLTSLTLIHMERNFLSGPIPATLGNIQTLFVLNLAENNFSGEVPQSIGNLGNLSELYLEKNILSGLIPASLAGCRSLTRLNLSCNSFHGSIPPKLFSVSSLSEGLDLSYNQLIGTIPSEISSLNNLELLNLSNNQLSAKIPASLGQCLNLQSLRLDANYLEGSIPASLMNLRGIVEMDLSQNNLSGEIPSFFESFSSLQLLNLSFNNLQGTVPATGVFGNSSVVFIQGNKNLCADSEIQQLQPCITSTSKRKRTSYVVMVLVPLVVVVLVLLICAIAIIQRKKQAPKHPINQSSERWKRFSYHDLYKATGGFSSVNLVGVGGSGSVYRGTFVAEPRIAAVKVFRLDQDGASKSFIAECEALRNTRHRNLIRVISLCSTSDPSGNEFKALVLEHMSNGSLESWLHPELEKHGSKRSLSLGLRITIATDIAAALDYLHNRCTPPLIHCDLKPSNVLLDNDMCARVGDFGLAQFLYDHPSESLRGARGSIGYIAPEYGMGSKMSIEGDVYSYGILLLEMLTGKRPTDEMFKDGHGLHKFVELSFPHKNGDILEANLVQQYQDEQTSSKITGDWTHVMVGMQNCAKRLTELGLKCSTDSPKSRPTMQEVYTEVMSIKETFLALCD from the exons ATGAAGTCATCTTTCTCTCCATTGCTTCTTCTGCTGATCCTTTTGGTGGCCTTCTTCCCCTACACGCGCTCCCTCGATGCCACAGCACCATCTTCAAACAGCTCCGAATCCGACCGGCAGACGCTTCTCTGCCTCAAGTCTCACCTCGCAAGCAACCTCGCCACCACAGCGTTGGCAACATGGCGAGACGACTCCCAGAGCTTCTGTCAATGGCGTGGAGTGACGTGCAGGACCATGCAAGGCACAGCGTCTCGCGTTGTCGCGCTAGACCTCGCTTCACTGAACCTGACCGGTCAGATACCTCCTTGCATCGGCAACCTCAGTGTCTTGACAAGGATACACATGCCAGACAACAAGATCAGCGGCAACATTCCTCCAGAGATAGGCCAGCTGGCACAACTCAGGTACCTCAACCTCAGCATCAACTCAATTGGTGGCGTGATCCCCGATGCGCTGTCAATGTGCTCCCTCCTCGAGAACATCGGCCTGTCGAGCAACCTCCTAGAAGGTGGGATCCCTTCAGCTCTTGGTCAATGTTTATCCCTGGAGCAGCTTTTTCTTAGTGACAACTTGCTTCAGGGGCACATCCCACCTGGGCTTGCCTTGCTTCAGAACCTTTCTGTCTTATCATTTTATAGTAACAAGCTTTCAGGCACCATTCCCCAGTTCCTAGGAGGTAGCTCACGTCTTACCAAGCTTGATCTAGACAACAACACTCTCACCGGAGAAATTCCGCGCTTCCTAGCGAATTCCTCCTCGCTTTCTTACCTTAACCTTGCAGCAAACAGGCTCAGCGGAGAGATCCCTCCTGCACTATTCAATAGCTCATTGCTTCACACCTTAGATCTCTCTTACAATGGATTTTACGGGTCAATCCCACAATTCTCTCATGCATCCTTGCCTTTGAATTATCTTAGACTGACTAGCAATAACCTTTCAGGGATCATACCTAGCTCACTAGGGAATTTTTCTTCCCTATCTTTCCTATTGCTTGCTCTAAACAACTTGCAAGAGACCATTCCAGAGAGCTTAGGTAGCCTTGTAGGTTTGCAAGAATTAGACCTGACATATAACAATTTGTCGGGCACAGTTCCTCCAGCTATTTATGCAATCCCATCCCTCACTTACCTTGGACTTGGAGCCAATCATCTAGTTGGGAGAATTCCAGCCAACATTGGTTATACACTCCCCAGAATACAGACGTTGGTACTGCAACGTAACCAGTTTGATGGCCCAGTGCCTCCTTCTTTGGCCAATGCCTCGAACCTTCAATACCTTGGCCTTCGTAGCAATATGTTCAGTGGTGTCATTCCTTTCCTGGGGTCTTTGACAAATCTGGTCACACTGGATCTGGGCGAGAATCTGCTTGAAGCTGGTGATTGGACTTTCTTGTCCTCGTTAACAAGTTGCACACAGTTGCAGATATTATACTTGCATAGCAATAATCTTCAAGGAGAGTTGCCTACTTCCATTGCCAAACTTCCAAAAGGCTTACAATGGTTGCTTCTGAATGATAACCAAATAACTGGTTTTATACCTCCAGATATAGGAAATCTCACCAGTCTCACTCTTATTCATATGGAGAGAAATTTCCTCTCAGGGCCTATTCCTGCTACACTTGGAAATATTCAGACTTTGTTTGTCCTGAATTTAGCAGAAAACAATTTTTCTGGAGAAGTCCCACAGTCAATTGGAAACCTTGGCAATCTAAGTGAACTTTATTTGGAAAAAAATATATTAAGTGGGTTGATACCTGCCAGTTTAGCAGGATGCAGAAGCTTGACTAGACTGAACCTTTCTTGTAATAGCTTTCACGGAAGCATCCCTCCTAAACTGTTTTCAGTTTCCTCACTTTCCGAAGGCTTGGATTTGTCATATAACCAGCTAATAGGAACAATACCATCAGAAATTAGCAGCTTAAATAATCTTGAACTCCTTAATCTTTCCAACAACCAGCTATCTGCAAAAATTCCTGCCAGTCTTGGCCAGTGCCTTAACTTGCAGTCACTTCGCTTGGATGCAAATTACCTTGAAGGAAGCATTCCTGCCTCTTTGATGAACTTACGAGGCATTGTTGAGATGGATCTCTCGCAGAACAACTTGTCTGGAGAAATTCCAAGCTTCTTTGAGTCATTCAGCTCTCTGCAACTTCTGAATCTGTCCTTCAACAACCTTCAAGGGACAGTACCTGCAACTGGTGTGTTTGGCAATTCAAGTGTAGTGTTCATCCAAGGAAACAAAAATCTATGCGCAGATTCTGAGATACAACAACTACAACCTTGCATTACATCAACATCCAAAAGAAAAAGGACTTCATATGTTGTCATGGTGCTGGttccgcttgttgttgttgttctagtCTTGCTCATATGTGCCATAGCAATTATACAAAGGAAGAAGCAAGCACCTAAACATCCAATTAACCAGTCTTCAGAGAGGTGGAAGAGATTTTCATATCACGATCTGTACAAGGCAACAGGGGGCTTCTCTTCTGTTAACTTGGTTGGTGTGGGAGGGTCTGGATCCGTCTATAGAGGTACATTTGTGGCCGAACCACGCATAGCTGCAGTCAAGGTATTCAGGCTTGATCAAGATGGAGCATCAAAAAGTTTCATTGCTGAGTGTGAGGCTTTGAGGAACACACGCCATCGAAATCTCATAAGGGTGATAAGCCTATGTTCTACGTCTGATCCATCAGGGAATGAATTCAAAGCTCTTGTTCTTGAGCACATGTCGAACGGTAGCCTAGAAAGCTGGCTCCATCCAGAATTGGAAAAACATGGCTCAAAAAGGTCACTCAGTCTTGGGCTAAGGATAACAATTGCGACAGACATAGCTGCTGCCTTGGACTATCTCCATAACCGATGCACACCTCCTTTGATCCATTGTGATCTCAAGCCAAGCAATGTCCTTTTGGACAATGACATGTGTGCTCGTGTTGGTGACTTTGGATTAGCACAGTTTCTTTACGACCATCCATCCGAAAGCTTGAGAGGGGCAAGAGGATCAATTGGATACATTGCACCAG AGTATGGCATGGGCAGCAAAATGTCAATTGAGGGCGATGTATACAGCTATGGAATCCTTCTGTTAGAAATGCTGACGGGAAAGAGGCCAACAGATGAGATGTTTAAGGATGGACATGGCCTCCACAAGTTTGTGGAACTATCATTTCCTCACAAGAATGGCGATATTTTGGAGGCCAATCTCGTTCAGCAATACCAGGACGAACAAACAAGTAGTAAAATTACAGGCGATTGGACACATGTAATGGTCGGCATGCAAAACTGTGCAAAGCGACTGACAGAACTTGGTCTAAAATGCTCCACGGATTCACCAAAAAGCCGACCAACTATGCAAGAAGTTTATACTGAAGTTATGTCAATCAAAGAAACATTTTTGGCACTATGTGA